The sequence CGGGCGAGTCGCGCGAAGCTTACGGATTTTTCTGCGGTTCGCGAGCGCCGGGGAGGGGCAGCCGAAGGCGGGGACGACCGGGGGATGCGGCGCTCGATGGCAGGTTGGACGGCCGTCCACGCGAAAGGGTTCACTTGGGGCTCACTTCGCCCGTAAAGAAGCCTGTCTTCGAGGGCGCGGGGCGGGTCGCGCGGGGGGGCCGAGGCGCGCGGCGAGGGGGGCTCGCTGGAGGTGCGTGAGGGCCACGGCGAGCGCGTCGGCCGCGTCGGCCGGGGGCAGCGCCGGCAGCGACAGGATGAGGCGCACCATCTGGGCGACCTGGTCCTTCTCGGCGCGGCCGCCCCCGGCGACCGTCGATTTCACGCGGGCGGGCGGGTACTCCCCCGTGGGGAGGCCGGCGCGGGCGCACACGAGGAGCGCCACGCCGCGGGCGTGCCCAAGCTTCGCGGCGGCCGACGGATCGCGCGCGAAGAAGAGCGACTCGATCGCGCACTCGTTCGGCGCGTGGGCGGAGAGCACCTCGATCAGCCCTTCTTCGATGCGCACCAGGCGCTCGCCGAGGGGGAGCGCCTCGCCCGGCGAGATGACCCCGTGCGCGACGTGCCGCAGGCGCACGCCCACCCGTTCGGCCAGACCCCAGCCGAAATGGCGCGTGCCGGGGTCGAGCCCCAGCACCCGCAGCGCGCCGGACGGCCCGCTCACGCGAGGCTCTGGAGCTCCTCGTCGGAGATGTCGAAGTCGGCGAAGACGTTCTGAACGTCGTCGTGGTCGTCGAGCGCCTCGGCGAGGTTCATGGCGACCTCGGCGTCGCGGCCGGTGAGCGGCTTCTTCGCCTTGGGGAGGTACGCGAGCGAGGCGTTCTTGGTCTTCAGGCCCGCGGCCTCCAGCGCGTCGTTGATCGTAGAGAGCACCTCGGGGGGCGTGGTGATGTGCCACTCCTCTTCGAGGTCGGCGTAGTCGTCGGCGCCCGCGCCGACGGCGATTTCCATGAGCTGGTCCTCCGTGGCGTCGGGCTTGTCGAGCGTGATGACGCCCTTGCGCTCGAACGCCCAAGCGGCCGCCCCGGCGCCGCCGAGCACGCCGTTGTTCTTCTCGAAGATCTTGCGGAGCTCCGCCACGGTGCGGTTGCGGTTGTCGGTCATGCCCTCGACGAGGAACAGCGTCCCGCCAGGGCCGGTGCCCTCGTAGAGCACCTCGTCGTACGAGGCGCCCTCGAGCTCGCCCGTGCCTCGCTTGACGGCGCGGGTGATCGTGTCCCCGGGCATCGACTGGTTCTTCGCGTCCGAGATCGCCTTGCGCAGGCGCGGGTTGCCTCCTGCGTCACCGCCGCCCATGCGGGCGGCCACCGTGAGCTCCTTGATGAGCTTCGTGAAGAGCTTGCCGCGCTTCGCGTCGGCGGCGCCCTTCTTGTGCTTGATTGTCGCCCATTTCGAATGCCCGCTCATCCCGTCGACCCTCGCTGCCGCCGGCGACGCGCGTATTCATGCACTCTGCACGCTTGCGCGGCGGCGTGGGGACGATGTAGCCCAATCTGCGAGCGTCGTCACGTCCGGTCAACACGCCGCTGGCGCTGCCGCTCGCGCTACTTGCGCGGCGCGGACGAGGTGGGCGCCGGCGATGTGGGCGAACCGGGGGGCGCGACACGGAGGCTCGCGAGGAAGCTGTCGTCGGTGCGCCGCGCGTCGAGGGCGAACGCGTCGTAGCGCTCGCGTGCGACGGTCCCGGTGGGGAGGCCGAGGGTGAACTCCTCTTCGACGACCGGGCCTTCGACGCGCGTGGAGCGCGCCGCCTCGAGCTCCTTCGAGCGCAGCTCGAACGGACCTGGCTGGCGCACGAGCCGCGCGCCGGCCGGGAGCTCGACGCGTCTTCGCACCCGGTATTGCACGGCGCGGTCGATCGCGAAGGCGCCCTCGCGGCCGCTCTGGGTCACGTAGAGATTGCCGAGGGACGACACCCACGGGCGCGGGTAGACGATGTGGACCGGATCGAGGCCCGGCAGCGCCCAGGTGCCGCCCGCCTCCGGCTGGGCGTAGCTGCCCACCGTGAGGTCGGCGCGGATGGCGACCTCCCAGCTGCCCTCGCGCGACGACAGCTCGACCTTGTCGACGCTGGCGAACGGGACCCACGCGAGCGCGATGCTCTGCAGGGCGCGCTGTCGCTCGGTGCCGACCACGCGCTCGAAGGTCTCGGCGAGCTGCTGGGCGGGGCGCCCGCGCACGAGCACGGTGAGGCTCCCGCGGGCGTTTCCCGCGGCGTCGAGGGACAGCCGCAGGTCGACCTCGTCGCGCTCGGCCCGCGCGTCGAAGCTCGGGAGCGGCGCGACCTGTCCTGTGGGGAGCAGGGCGCTGCGCCCGCGGAGCTCGGGGGACACCCGCCCGGCGGGGAGCGGCGGACCCTGGACGTCGGCGTCGACCACGAGGTCCTCGCGCGTGGCCTTCCCGGCCGCGTCGGTCGACGTGAGGTGGACGAGCGCCAGCGGATGCGTGAAGCGGCCGAGATGCGGCGGGAACGCGGGATCGGCGCTGAAAGGGCCGTCTTCTGCGACGAGGATGTCGGCGGAGACGCCGAGCTCGCGGAGCGCCCGGACGACGAGCCATGTGCGGCTCCCCTCGTGACGGGTGAGCATGGTGCGCGCGGTCTGCGTGACGAACGCGTCGGTGCGCCCCAGCTCGTAGTCGCTCAGCGTCGAGGGTGAAGAGACCTTCAGCGCCTTGCCGGAGGCGGCCACGATCGCGTCGACGAGCGGGCGCCCAACGAGCAGCTTGCCGTCTCTCGTGGCGGCCTCGCGGATCCACGCGGAGACCTCGCGCGACCCGTGGTCGTCGAGCGACGCGACCGTGTCGGCGAGCCCCGCCGCCAGGTCGGACCAGCGCGAGGTCGAGAAGCTCACGTTGCAGCTCCGGTCCATCTTCGGGGTGCCGTCCTCGAAGCGCCGCGCGCCGCGGTTCTCCACGGTGAAGCGAAGCACGCGCGTGGCGCCTTCGCGTCGCTCCTCTGCTTTGCCGAGCAGCGGGTGGCTCCAGAGGGCGCCGGGCTTCGCGACGGGGAGTCTGAGCTCCACGCGCGCGTTCGCGACCGCCGTACGGTCGGGCAGGAGGTCGGGCGTGTCGAAGGCGACGTCGCCGTGGTCGTTGGGGAGCGCGTACCCCGCGTAGATGGCCTCCACAGCGTCGCCGGCCTCGAGCTGCGACAAGTCGGCGTGGGCCTGTGAGGCGCGCGGGGTCGCGTCGGGAGTGAGTATCCTCCCGTCTTTCTTGAAGATTCTCCTGCGCAGGACGCGGCTCGTCGATCGGCCGGTGAGCGAGGGCGCGCTCGCCTGCGCGTGCGACTCGACGTCGGCGGTGCCCGTGAGACGACGTACGTCGAAGAGGACATACGAGAGCAGCCCTTCTGGCGAGACTGCGTAGCGCTCCTCGTGGGCGAGCACGGCGGTGGCCGCGGAGGCGAGGGCGGGGTTCGCGCGGTCCGCCGTGGTGACTCGCTCAGCCACGCCGTCGAAGGCGGCGAGCACGTCGATCCCGCGCGCGGTGAGCACCGCGGGGAGCGCGCCGGGCGCGTCGCCGGCGACGAGCGCGCGCTCGAGCACCGCCTCGTTGGTCGCGCCCGGGTGCGTGGCGTGGAAGAGTGAGAGCGTCCGCTCGCCTGGCGGGAGTGACTCGTAGAGGCGAGCGGCCTCGGCGAGGGCGCCGCGGCCGAGGGCGTCGCGCACCGAGCCGCTCGCAAAGAACGTGGGCGACCCGTAGAGACGTCGGAGCCGGCCGAGCTCGGCCTCCGCCCCTGCGGCGTCGCCCGCGCTGCGCTTCTCGCTGTAGCAGCGCGCGTTGGTGTGGTCGCGCGGCGGGCTCGCGTCGCATTCGAAGGCGAGGGCGTCGGCGCCACGGCGGGGGCTCGACTCGCGCTCGACGGCCTCGCCGAGCACCGTGCCGGCGAGGTTCGCGCGCGCGCGCCCGCGGGCGCTCGCCGCGCGGTCGTAGAGCTCGGCCCGGCCGGCCTCGATCGCCTCGTAGGCGTCGAGGACGGACGCGTTCGCGCCCTTCACCGCCCCGCGCCGCGCGTCGAGCTCACGCAGCGCGACGATGCGCGACTCGCCCTCGCCGCGTCGCTGCCCGGCGAGCGACGCGAGCTCGAGCGCGGCCTCCCAGCTCCCGCGCTCCCGGTCGAACGCGCGCTCGTACGCACCGCGAGCGCGCTCGATGGCGTGCACCGGCTCGAGGTCCGTGACCATCCGCGCGGCCCGCGCTGTCGCGAGGGCCAGGGCCGGGTCGTCGGGCGAGAGCGCGCTCGCGGCGGTGAGCCGCTCCTCGGCGGCGCGGTCGTGCCGCGCGGCCAGCTCGGCGAGGCCCGCCACGAGCTGGGCGCCCTCGTGCCCCTTCGCCTTCGCGACGGCCGGTGCGGCGACCGCGATCGCCTTCGTCGCGCGGGAGCTGGCGCGCTCGCCGGGACGAGGCGCGTGCGCGGCCAGCGGCGCGCCGTCGTCGCCCCACGCGTAGAGCTCGAGGGCGTCTTGGGCGCTGCCCTGGCCCACGCGCGCCACGAGCCGCAGGCGCCCGGGCGTGGCGGTGAGCTCCACGAGCTGGGTCGACTCGCCGGC is a genomic window of Myxococcales bacterium containing:
- the ruvC gene encoding crossover junction endodeoxyribonuclease RuvC, producing MRVLGLDPGTRHFGWGLAERVGVRLRHVAHGVISPGEALPLGERLVRIEEGLIEVLSAHAPNECAIESLFFARDPSAAAKLGHARGVALLVCARAGLPTGEYPPARVKSTVAGGGRAEKDQVAQMVRLILSLPALPPADAADALAVALTHLQRAPLAARLGPPARPAPRPRRQASLRAK
- a CDS encoding YebC/PmpR family DNA-binding transcriptional regulator, which translates into the protein MSGHSKWATIKHKKGAADAKRGKLFTKLIKELTVAARMGGGDAGGNPRLRKAISDAKNQSMPGDTITRAVKRGTGELEGASYDEVLYEGTGPGGTLFLVEGMTDNRNRTVAELRKIFEKNNGVLGGAGAAAWAFERKGVITLDKPDATEDQLMEIAVGAGADDYADLEEEWHITTPPEVLSTINDALEAAGLKTKNASLAYLPKAKKPLTGRDAEVAMNLAEALDDHDDVQNVFADFDISDEELQSLA